aaaaatgtatcaaaatCGTCTCTTTCGACATCTCAAAAACAAGAGAAAACGTACAAAAATCGTTTGTTGGTCGTAGACATCTTAAATAGTTCGATATCTCTGTTATGGACTCTGTGTTGCACATTCTTTTAAAGTAAGTGTTCTCGTCTAGTTTCTCATAAGATTCAAAATGTATACTTTTCACGACCTGCGACTCCAATCTAAATTCGACTTGTCGTCCAATggaaacaaaatattgtattttggGACATGAGCTTGACAATGAAACTTtgtctttttttctttgtctACCGGTTCACAACAAACAAGTGTGTCTGAAGATTTTCATCTAATTTACTTATCGTATTTCCTATTGAAAGAGTATAGAGTAGAATGAATAGTTATTTATAGACACATACGGCTTTGCACATTGAGATAGCCACGTTAATAATATGGGTTCTAAGTGGGCCAACAGCTGAGTAGATTGGGGAAATGGGGCATAGGATTATCAAGTAGGTATGAAGCTCGTCGAGCCAATTGCTGAGTGGAGTGGATAGAGTTCGGACATCAAATTCACACTtctacattttataaatacaaacattttaacttTACTTTGCAGTTGCccgttgctttttttttcaacatgcAGTTGTgccaatatatttttaaaaaatattctccGTTTTTGTTATCATTTTTGTTGCGGTGATTTTGTTTACATACTAAGCAATTGATTAcagctaaattatttatgtttaatccAAAGGAATTGCAATTTTcaagaacacacacacacacatcaaAGACATCAAGATTGACActtaaaatgcatattgacATCTGCTCTTTAAGTTTTGCCATcgatttggttttgttttggttttgtgttCCGTATTTACCGATTTAACATTTAGATCAAAAAATGTGCCCCTAAAAATGCCACAAAAatacaatcaaaatatttgtttactaaactacaaaatacatacaataaaatacattGATGTACGCATAATATTTCTATAGCATACATACTACTTATGTATGGTCGTAACCTTCTTTACTTTAGAACAACTAACAACAATCTGTTTTTGCTTAGTCCGtttcgtgtgtgtgtttgcgttTGTTTGGGTAATGTTGAATGTATAACTACTCAAAGTATAATaccattttaaatacaatttcatcAGTTTGCCATTGCAGCATACATAAGTAATTCAGTCTAATTCGGGAATTGGTCAATTGATCATTGCCCTGAAGAGGGGTGGGATTGATTGGGTATTGTGATTGGGGATCCCAAAAACCGAAACACAACAAAATGTACAGGGTGTGGAACGCAAGAAGTCCTATAAATCTCTGAAGATTCCAAAAACCGAATTGAATGTGTTTGAACAAAGGATTTGCCTACTTTCAGGCatcttaagtttttaaatctCTAGAGATCTCTTTGCCGTCCGGACTATTACTATATCAAGTGCTTCACTTCTTCGATGATTCTCCATTTCCTGTGCGATTTGAGTCAGATGGTTCAGATCAAATGCGATTTGCGGTTAGAGTGCTCGATGGCCGCCAGGAGCTCGTGCTTTTTGCGCACATACAGACGCCCCTTCTTCCAGGGATTCTGCAGCTGCAGTGGCTTAAAGTCATCCCGCAGACAACGCTCCCGTGCTCCGATCACAGCCACCAGGCAGAAGTTCTCCAGCACTTCGGGTCCGTAGACGGGCCCATTGTTTCCCTTGAGCACCACGGCCATGTTGAGTTGCTTCACCACCAGGTTGATCACTTCGCGGGCGGTCGTCTTGGATGTCACATGCAGCTTCAGGCTGGTTCCACTGGCCAGTCCCGTGTTGTACGCGGTATATACTTGAATAATCCCCGGCGATGGTTCGGCATTGAGACTGGAGCAGCTGGCGGTGTCCTCCTCGCTGCTCTGCCGCGACAAGCTCTTCATCGAGGAAGCCTTCGAGGTACTGGCCACCGGTTCCTCGCCACCCACCGCTCGTAGCTCAGCTAGGGTGCTCTTCAAATACGGTCCACCCTCGCGTAGGTTAACGCTAGAGGCTGCTTTTGTCGCCGGCTTCAGCGGTTTGTGTTCCAGATCCGTGGCGAAGGCTCCGTGGCCGCCGCTCCTCAAAGAAGCACTGGACCCAGCCAGATACGGGGCCGAACTGGAGCCATGCACCGTGATCAGCGGATTGGTATGGGATCCGATGTTGGAGCTGGTTCGCTTGCGTTGGGCGGCCACCGCCTGCGAGTGACGCAGTGCATCCGCCAGAGTGTCATCGGAACGCGAGGGCGGCATGGCAAACACACTGTTCGTGCTGTTTCCATCCGAGGCTGAGTCCACGGCGGAATAGAAACTGCGCGACGTGTACGTGGAGCTCACGGAGTCGCCACTGTTCTTCCTGAAGGATACTTCCGAGCAAATGGAGCCGGCATATTCGCTGGTCGTGGAAACTTGTAaaagttgctgttgctggagaagttgctgctgttgcatatGCTGCTGGGACTGCTGCTGTGTGGGAACATGTTTGACTGCAGGCTCTACCGGCGTAATAGCACTCAATTCTAGATTCTGCTCCGACTTCGAATGCTCTGACTTTCCCTGCGCTGGATCTTCGCTGGTTCCTGGACCAGGCCAACTGCCTCTTCCCTGGCCCGTCTTAGAGGACTTGCTCTCGCGGATGGGCAGCTGGAGCAGCTGTTTGCTGGCTGAGCACGCCGCCGACGACGTTGTCACCGATTCATCCTGTCGCTGCTGGGCAAAGTCCAGGATTTCACGCATCGCCAGCGAGGGCTGTGCGTTCTTGTTTCGTGCATATGCCACCACGTCCATTAACCAGCGCACACTCTTCCACACGATCGTCAAGCTCGCACTAAGCTCCTGCAACGTGGCCAAACGCTCCTTGGCCGCCTGCAGTTCGCTGCTGGAGAAGGCCTCGCGCAGTGAGTGTGTGGCCAGGGCAGTGTCCAGTTCAAGGATGCAGGATAGGCGGGCATACTTCTGAATAATGGCCGGCTGATACGTACGCAGGTGGATCATCTCAAAGGCCTGGATACTCAAGCAGGCCAAATCGTCCCTCTGGAGCAGCAACTCCGACTGGCCGGGCACGGCACACGAGGCCTCAGCGGATGGACAGACCACTAGGAAACTGATGTCCGGACTGTGCTCAATCACCTCCACGTCGTACAGGCGGTGGGTGGTTGCATCGGCCACCTTGATGTTCATACTGGCAAACAGCTTGTGCATTGCATTGGTGAGATCGTACAGAAATAGGCGCTGAACCTCCGTGGTCGCTGCTCCGCCGGATGCAGACTCCCCTCCCTGCGAGCTGAAGTCCAGCGGGAGGCGAAGCGGATCGCTGGTGCAGCGGTGGAGCACCTGCCACTCCTCGGCCGTAATGTGACTGTTCTCGCGCACCTTGCAGTGGGGCAGGACATTCGGCGTTTTCACCGGCACCACCACCTGGATCTGGTCCATGGAGCACTGCATCTTCAGGTAGCCCAGGTAGAGGCCCGGCTCCAAACGCTGCAGCGCCGCCTGCTGGTAGTGCAACTGATCGCCAATCGAAGAGATGAGCAGCTCGTTGATGGTGTAATCGTCGTGCAGAGCACCCAGCTTCTTCTGCAGCTTGCTGACCGGTAGCCATCGTGAATTCAGAATGGACACGGTCTTCTGGCTCTTCACGGACTGCACGCAAGTCAGCACCACAGTGCCTTGGGCATCTCTCAGCGGCTTATAGTACAACTGACCCAAATCCGTGATGCCCAGTGCCGATTGCATTTGGCAGACGGCCGACAGGAGCTTGGTGCGGAAGTGAACGGCGGAGGTGAGATTGCGCTCCATATCCGAGCGCAGAGACTTCACATCCTCCCAGGTGCAGGCCACCTTCATCAGCCAGTAGTAGTCCATGTGCAGGGCACTGGGATAGGATTCGTCCACCTCGATGACCGGCGGAAAGTCCTCGCTGGTGACCAGCACCTTGTCATCGCAGTGAATAATGCAAGAGAAGTATATACCGCTGTTTTCGGGGTACACGAAGATTTATAGGTAAGGTATTGCAATAATTGGCATCCCCCACAATACTCACCGtcttaaagttttttgaaacttGGAGGTAACCGAGAAAAGCTGCTTGATGGTGGTCTTCTTTTTGGGATTGCGCCGTTGGGCGCTCGCTGGATCCAAAGTCAGCTCGGAGACATCGGCGGGTCTGGCCAGCCGCACGGCAGTAAACAGATTGTCTAGGATGCGGTGGCGACCCACAAATCGATCCTCCCGATTGTCCAAATCCCGCCAAGCTGTTTAAGGGAAATCGTTTAGATTTAAATGAttcaaaaaatagtttaaactTACTTGAGGGCACTACACTGGCTGGCACCGAGGTCCTAAAGGCACCCCAGCCCTTGACATTGCCGCAGGCGGCTCGCAAGAAATAGCGACGACCCTGGGTGAGCCTCGATATGTGGCACTGGGCGCCCATCGTGCCATGGAAGCTGATCCATTCCAGCAACTCACTCTCGCCCACAATGTTGTTGAAATCCGCGCGGGTTGACCATTGAACTGCAATTagttaaattcatttttataaatgggAAACTAAAGCTAGAGCCTTAATACAAGAACATAAAAAGCCCAAAGGATATACATTTTGCACGTTTTTAAAGAATTACCCCGTTTTAATACCATAACTTCCActtaaaaaatagtaaattatGTTACAAAAAAGATATTTGCCCTGAAGTCGAATAAAAACCTTCTGCTTGTTCATAAACCGTAAAAGACAATTGTACAATCAGACAAGCAGCatgaattaaattaagaatCACAGCATGACAGCCTAACCACAATCACAAGACCAATTCCAATCAGCTGCTGACTGTGGCAGCCACGCGACGTTGAAACACCTGCGGTTTACCTTTGAATTTCGTGCCGATGGCCCCCTCGAAGGGCTCTAGGATTTGGACGCTGATGGAATTGTCGCCGGTGACGTCAACGACCACGGAGGCGGGTGCATCTGGTGGCCGGGCCTGATCCCAGCCGAGCTGCAAACGGCGCAGTCCCTTCACTCGTCGCTCCCAAATGCCGATCTGTTTCTCCACCTCGCTGCCCGTGCATCCGGTAACCGAGGCGCTGGAATTGCCTGCGGGTAATAGATTGAAATGCTGATTAAGTGCACTCTTCATGTGACTGGATGACCACTCACCAATTATGATGCTGGAGATGGAGGGGCGCGATGCGAACATGGGCGGGCACAGACCCTCCGGCCCGCTCAGATCGTGAATCCGGGACTCGGCGTCCTTGAGCAAGCCATTCAGCTTGGTGCCAATGGTGTCCACGGAAACTGTAAGTGAGATTGAGATTGATCGTTGAAAAGAACAGTCGAAAGACAACCAGGCCGGATCCACTTACATTGAGAGCCCTCCATAGCGCCATGCTGGAGCAGCATCCTGGTCATGGAGCGATTATTGCTTAGAACGGCCAAGTCCAGTGCAGAAAGACCATCGTTGTTGATGCTaggtaaaaagttaaaaaattatttaaagatttaaaacacTTTAGCACTAATCAACAAGGAAAAAAACCCTACCTATTTACATCCACGTCGGTTGACTCGAGAATAGTGCGCGCCTTCTCCAGATGGCCATGCTCCACTGCCGAGAACAGTgctgttaataaaaaaagcaGAAGGCGTAATCAGAGTTCTATGAAAAAGTCTTCAAGTCTAAGTAAGTAGCTATTAAGATATAAGGAGCGCTGACGATGCGTGCCAAGTATCTGGGATTGATTTGTGGACCATACCATGCAAATGCAGATTGCTCTGCGTCAGCTTGTCCAGCTGGGCTTGGGCCAACTTAAGCTGTTTCTTGGACATTTTGCTGGCCCGCGGATGTGGAGTATTTCCCGGGATTTTACTGCGCAGCTGTACCGGCTGCCTGTGCACCGAAAGTTGGCCATTCGCCGAGGCATTCTCATCGCCCAGAGGTGGTGACTCCAGTTCAGAGGAGCCCGTCTCGTCGTGATCATCCCGCAACTTGGCATTCTTGGGCTGCGAGTGCCTTGAAATGCACAGCTGGGATTGGGAATTGGACTGCGCATCGGATCGCGAGTGGGGCAGAAGGAATTCCATTTCCTTGAGATCCTGGGAGTGACAGGAGATGGCTGTGCGTATCTTGGCTACCGTTGCATGCTGCGTCAGCTGCTCCGACCAGCGACTGGTGGACAGCAATGGAGCCGGATAGTAGGTGGGGTAGTTGTCCTGGTTGTTATTGCCGGCACTCGGATTGGCCACCTTTTCCCGAAGCCTGACACTATCGATGTCACTGTCACGTTTATCTTGCGGCAATATGTTGTCTGTGTCGTGTGTGGTTTGtgttgaataaaaataaatattggatatcaaattaaatgcaaaaatgaaaatcaaataatggataaatagaaattaaacgcAGATGTGtgtgcaaatatttacaatgGCAAATGACCAGTGGGCCCACGCTTTGTATGTGAGtggaaaatgtaatttagttGCAACAATTGTCGTTGCTGCTTGcgattaattaaatattaaacataaatgcCGTTTTCATCTATTCATCGAAGCTATTATTCTATGCGGTTTGGGAATGCTGTCGCCGATGACCAAAagccaattaaattaattatgcgCAAACCGTATGTTGgatgtttgtttgtgtgtgttttagaGCGTGAGTGGAGTGTGTTAAGTGTGGTCTCCGTGAAGCAGCCAACCCACCTGGACCCGAATTAACGAAACCCACCCATCCAGTCAGCGAAGCCAGCCACCCACCAATTTTCATTCAATTGCCTTTAATTCGCTGCCACAGAGCTGATATATATGGGTTGTGTGAGCGAGCATTTATGATGATATGGTGTggctctgttttttttaattaccccTCATGGGGGCTTCTCATGTCTAATATACGGGTTAAGGGCAGAGAACTACCGATCTCTTA
This genomic window from Drosophila gunungcola strain Sukarami chromosome 3R, Dgunungcola_SK_2, whole genome shotgun sequence contains:
- the LOC128252025 gene encoding uncharacterized protein LOC128252025 isoform X9, encoding MSSCLRSPAVFVRQKSFHTLNELTRFCQLKVSPHRGTATSSSSSSTSSPGAQQQRRHSHYAIDDNILPQDKRDSDIDSVRLREKVANPSAGNNNQDNYPTYYPAPLLSTSRWSEQLTQHATVAKIRTAISCHSQDLKEMEFLLPHSRSDAQSNSQSQLCISRHSQPKNAKLRDDHDETGSSELESPPLGDENASANGQLSVHRQPVQLRSKIPGNTPHPRASKMSKKQLKLAQAQLDKLTQSNLHLHALFSAVEHGHLEKARTILESTDVDVNSINNDGLSALDLAVLSNNRSMTRMLLQHGAMEGSQFSVDTIGTKLNGLLKDAESRIHDLSGPEGLCPPMFASRPSISSIIIGEWSSSHMKSALNQHFNLLPAGNSSASVTGCTGSEVEKQIGIWERRVKGLRRLQLGWDQARPPDAPASVVVDVTGDNSISVQILEPFEGAIGTKFKVQWSTRADFNNIVGESELLEWISFHGTMGAQCHISRLTQGRRYFLRAACGNVKGWGAFRTSVPASVVPSTWRDLDNREDRFVGRHRILDNLFTAVRLARPADVSELTLDPASAQRRNPKKKTTIKQLFSVTSKFQKTLRRGIYFSCIIHCDDKVLVTSEDFPPVIEVDESYPSALHMDYYWLMKVACTWEDVKSLRSDMERNLTSAVHFRTKLLSAVCQMQSALGITDLGQLYYKPLRDAQGTVVLTCVQSVKSQKTVSILNSRWLPVSKLQKKLGALHDDYTINELLISSIGDQLHYQQAALQRLEPGLYLGYLKMQCSMDQIQVVVPVKTPNVLPHCKVRENSHITAEEWQVLHRCTSDPLRLPLDFSSQGGESASGGAATTEVQRLFLYDLTNAMHKLFASMNIKVADATTHRLYDVEVIEHSPDISFLVVCPSAEASCAVPGQSELLLQRDDLACLSIQAFEMIHLRTYQPAIIQKYARLSCILELDTALATHSLREAFSSSELQAAKERLATLQELSASLTIVWKSVRWLMDVVAYARNKNAQPSLAMREILDFAQQRQDESVTTSSAACSASKQLLQLPIRESKSSKTGQGRGSWPGPGTSEDPAQGKSEHSKSEQNLELSAITPVEPAVKHVPTQQQSQQHMQQQQLLQQQQLLQVSTTSEYAGSICSEVSFRKNSGDSVSSTYTSRSFYSAVDSASDGNSTNSVFAMPPSRSDDTLADALRHSQAVAAQRKRTSSNIGSHTNPLITVHGSSSAPYLAGSSASLRSGGHGAFATDLEHKPLKPATKAASSVNLREGGPYLKSTLAELRAVGGEEPVASTSKASSMKSLSRQSSEEDTASCSSLNAEPSPGIIQVYTAYNTGLASGTSLKLHVTSKTTAREVINLVVKQLNMAVVLKGNNGPVYGPEVLENFCLVAVIGARERCLRDDFKPLQLQNPWKKGRLYVRKKHELLAAIEHSNRKSHLI
- the LOC128252025 gene encoding uncharacterized protein LOC128252025 isoform X4: MERRKAIGSYAKLKDRQEAAAAVAADMVTPQKDNESSDSLPALRRSHSVRSSLRRLKNKLHSPALPMQSPFKLRSQLHMRSRSSRGSSTLDKSKAAKALRMLGDLDAVAVLTTKVKGKNEFVPLKRDMSSDACDHGELGIERLMSTLPVGATLPRKACKLLQIPEIYCRQKDRAPKATLDSDLEKTLSGEESSSVLADITLHAQQGIYGTTRMRTATIRKPMPYLNSHNILPQDKRDSDIDSVRLREKVANPSAGNNNQDNYPTYYPAPLLSTSRWSEQLTQHATVAKIRTAISCHSQDLKEMEFLLPHSRSDAQSNSQSQLCISRHSQPKNAKLRDDHDETGSSELESPPLGDENASANGQLSVHRQPVQLRSKIPGNTPHPRASKMSKKQLKLAQAQLDKLTQSNLHLHALFSAVEHGHLEKARTILESTDVDVNSINNDGLSALDLAVLSNNRSMTRMLLQHGAMEGSQFSVDTIGTKLNGLLKDAESRIHDLSGPEGLCPPMFASRPSISSIIIGEWSSSHMKSALNQHFNLLPAGNSSASVTGCTGSEVEKQIGIWERRVKGLRRLQLGWDQARPPDAPASVVVDVTGDNSISVQILEPFEGAIGTKFKVQWSTRADFNNIVGESELLEWISFHGTMGAQCHISRLTQGRRYFLRAACGNVKGWGAFRTSVPASVVPSTWRDLDNREDRFVGRHRILDNLFTAVRLARPADVSELTLDPASAQRRNPKKKTTIKQLFSVTSKFQKTLRRGIYFSCIIHCDDKVLVTSEDFPPVIEVDESYPSALHMDYYWLMKVACTWEDVKSLRSDMERNLTSAVHFRTKLLSAVCQMQSALGITDLGQLYYKPLRDAQGTVVLTCVQSVKSQKTVSILNSRWLPVSKLQKKLGALHDDYTINELLISSIGDQLHYQQAALQRLEPGLYLGYLKMQCSMDQIQVVVPVKTPNVLPHCKVRENSHITAEEWQVLHRCTSDPLRLPLDFSSQGGESASGGAATTEVQRLFLYDLTNAMHKLFASMNIKVADATTHRLYDVEVIEHSPDISFLVVCPSAEASCAVPGQSELLLQRDDLACLSIQAFEMIHLRTYQPAIIQKYARLSCILELDTALATHSLREAFSSSELQAAKERLATLQELSASLTIVWKSVRWLMDVVAYARNKNAQPSLAMREILDFAQQRQDESVTTSSAACSASKQLLQLPIRESKSSKTGQGRGSWPGPGTSEDPAQGKSEHSKSEQNLELSAITPVEPAVKHVPTQQQSQQHMQQQQLLQQQQLLQVSTTSEYAGSICSEVSFRKNSGDSVSSTYTSRSFYSAVDSASDGNSTNSVFAMPPSRSDDTLADALRHSQAVAAQRKRTSSNIGSHTNPLITVHGSSSAPYLAGSSASLRSGGHGAFATDLEHKPLKPATKAASSVNLREGGPYLKSTLAELRAVGGEEPVASTSKASSMKSLSRQSSEEDTASCSSLNAEPSPGIIQVYTAYNTGLASGTSLKLHVTSKTTAREVINLVVKQLNMAVVLKGNNGPVYGPEVLENFCLVAVIGARERCLRDDFKPLQLQNPWKKGRLYVRKKHELLAAIEHSNRKSHLI
- the LOC128252025 gene encoding uncharacterized protein LOC128252025 isoform X5; its protein translation is MERRKAIGSYAKLKDRQEAAAAVAADMVTPQKDNESSDSLPALRRSHSVRSSLRRLKNKLHSPALPMQSPFKLRSQLHMRSRSSRGSSTLDKSKAAKALRMLGDLDAVAVLTTKVKGKNEFVPLKRDMSSDACDHGELGIERLMSTLPVGATLPRKACKLLQIPEIYCRQKDRAPKATLDSDLEKTLSGEESSSVLADITLHAQQGIYGTTRMRTATIRKPMPYLNSHNILPQDKRDSDIDSVRLREKVANPSAGNNNQDNYPTYYPAPLLSTSRWSEQLTQHATVAKIRTAISCHSQDLKEMEFLLPHSRSDAQSNSQSQLCISRHSQPKNAKLRDDHDETGSSELESPPLGDENASANGQLSVHRQPVQLRSKIPGNTPHPRASKMSKKQLKLAQAQLDKLTQSNLHLHALFSAVEHGHLEKARTILESTDVDVNSINNDGLSALDLAVLSNNRSMTRMLLQHGAMEGSQFSVDTIGTKLNGLLKDAESRIHDLSGPEGLCPPMFASRPSISSIIIGNSSASVTGCTGSEVEKQIGIWERRVKGLRRLQLGWDQARPPDAPASVVVDVTGDNSISVQILEPFEGAIGTKFKVQWSTRADFNNIVGESELLEWISFHGTMGAQCHISRLTQGRRYFLRAACGNVKGWGAFRTSVPASVVPSTWRDLDNREDRFVGRHRILDNLFTAVRLARPADVSELTLDPASAQRRNPKKKTTIKQLFSVTSKFQKTLRRGIYFSCIIHCDDKVLVTSEDFPPVIEVDESYPSALHMDYYWLMKVACTWEDVKSLRSDMERNLTSAVHFRTKLLSAVCQMQSALGITDLGQLYYKPLRDAQGTVVLTCVQSVKSQKTVSILNSRWLPVSKLQKKLGALHDDYTINELLISSIGDQLHYQQAALQRLEPGLYLGYLKMQCSMDQIQVVVPVKTPNVLPHCKVRENSHITAEEWQVLHRCTSDPLRLPLDFSSQGGESASGGAATTEVQRLFLYDLTNAMHKLFASMNIKVADATTHRLYDVEVIEHSPDISFLVVCPSAEASCAVPGQSELLLQRDDLACLSIQAFEMIHLRTYQPAIIQKYARLSCILELDTALATHSLREAFSSSELQAAKERLATLQELSASLTIVWKSVRWLMDVVAYARNKNAQPSLAMREILDFAQQRQDESVTTSSAACSASKQLLQLPIRESKSSKTGQGRGSWPGPGTSEDPAQGKSEHSKSEQNLELSAITPVEPAVKHVPTQQQSQQHMQQQQLLQQQQLLQVSTTSEYAGSICSEVSFRKNSGDSVSSTYTSRSFYSAVDSASDGNSTNSVFAMPPSRSDDTLADALRHSQAVAAQRKRTSSNIGSHTNPLITVHGSSSAPYLAGSSASLRSGGHGAFATDLEHKPLKPATKAASSVNLREGGPYLKSTLAELRAVGGEEPVASTSKASSMKSLSRQSSEEDTASCSSLNAEPSPGIIQVYTAYNTGLASGTSLKLHVTSKTTAREVINLVVKQLNMAVVLKGNNGPVYGPEVLENFCLVAVIGARERCLRDDFKPLQLQNPWKKGRLYVRKKHELLAAIEHSNRKSHLI
- the LOC128252025 gene encoding uncharacterized protein LOC128252025 isoform X6 — translated: MKKRVSMHFVSASLVAPACVCYHSDSTKVPNTPQKLPMSSCLRSPAVFVRQKSFHTLNELTRFCQLKVSPHRGTATSSSSSSTSSPGAQQQRRHSHYAIDDNILPQDKRDSDIDSVRLREKVANPSAGNNNQDNYPTYYPAPLLSTSRWSEQLTQHATVAKIRTAISCHSQDLKEMEFLLPHSRSDAQSNSQSQLCISRHSQPKNAKLRDDHDETGSSELESPPLGDENASANGQLSVHRQPVQLRSKIPGNTPHPRASKMSKKQLKLAQAQLDKLTQSNLHLHALFSAVEHGHLEKARTILESTDVDVNSINNDGLSALDLAVLSNNRSMTRMLLQHGAMEGSQFSVDTIGTKLNGLLKDAESRIHDLSGPEGLCPPMFASRPSISSIIIGEWSSSHMKSALNQHFNLLPAGNSSASVTGCTGSEVEKQIGIWERRVKGLRRLQLGWDQARPPDAPASVVVDVTGDNSISVQILEPFEGAIGTKFKVQWSTRADFNNIVGESELLEWISFHGTMGAQCHISRLTQGRRYFLRAACGNVKGWGAFRTSVPASVVPSTWRDLDNREDRFVGRHRILDNLFTAVRLARPADVSELTLDPASAQRRNPKKKTTIKQLFSVTSKFQKTLRRGIYFSCIIHCDDKVLVTSEDFPPVIEVDESYPSALHMDYYWLMKVACTWEDVKSLRSDMERNLTSAVHFRTKLLSAVCQMQSALGITDLGQLYYKPLRDAQGTVVLTCVQSVKSQKTVSILNSRWLPVSKLQKKLGALHDDYTINELLISSIGDQLHYQQAALQRLEPGLYLGYLKMQCSMDQIQVVVPVKTPNVLPHCKVRENSHITAEEWQVLHRCTSDPLRLPLDFSSQGGESASGGAATTEVQRLFLYDLTNAMHKLFASMNIKVADATTHRLYDVEVIEHSPDISFLVVCPSAEASCAVPGQSELLLQRDDLACLSIQAFEMIHLRTYQPAIIQKYARLSCILELDTALATHSLREAFSSSELQAAKERLATLQELSASLTIVWKSVRWLMDVVAYARNKNAQPSLAMREILDFAQQRQDESVTTSSAACSASKQLLQLPIRESKSSKTGQGRGSWPGPGTSEDPAQGKSEHSKSEQNLELSAITPVEPAVKHVPTQQQSQQHMQQQQLLQQQQLLQVSTTSEYAGSICSEVSFRKNSGDSVSSTYTSRSFYSAVDSASDGNSTNSVFAMPPSRSDDTLADALRHSQAVAAQRKRTSSNIGSHTNPLITVHGSSSAPYLAGSSASLRSGGHGAFATDLEHKPLKPATKAASSVNLREGGPYLKSTLAELRAVGGEEPVASTSKASSMKSLSRQSSEEDTASCSSLNAEPSPGIIQVYTAYNTGLASGTSLKLHVTSKTTAREVINLVVKQLNMAVVLKGNNGPVYGPEVLENFCLVAVIGARERCLRDDFKPLQLQNPWKKGRLYVRKKHELLAAIEHSNRKSHLI
- the LOC128252025 gene encoding uncharacterized protein LOC128252025 isoform X11, coding for MEFLLPHSRSDAQSNSQSQLCISRHSQPKNAKLRDDHDETGSSELESPPLGDENASANGQLSVHRQPVQLRSKIPGNTPHPRASKMSKKQLKLAQAQLDKLTQSNLHLHALFSAVEHGHLEKARTILESTDVDVNSINNDGLSALDLAVLSNNRSMTRMLLQHGAMEGSQFSVDTIGTKLNGLLKDAESRIHDLSGPEGLCPPMFASRPSISSIIIGEWSSSHMKSALNQHFNLLPAGNSSASVTGCTGSEVEKQIGIWERRVKGLRRLQLGWDQARPPDAPASVVVDVTGDNSISVQILEPFEGAIGTKFKVQWSTRADFNNIVGESELLEWISFHGTMGAQCHISRLTQGRRYFLRAACGNVKGWGAFRTSVPASVVPSTWRDLDNREDRFVGRHRILDNLFTAVRLARPADVSELTLDPASAQRRNPKKKTTIKQLFSVTSKFQKTLRRGIYFSCIIHCDDKVLVTSEDFPPVIEVDESYPSALHMDYYWLMKVACTWEDVKSLRSDMERNLTSAVHFRTKLLSAVCQMQSALGITDLGQLYYKPLRDAQGTVVLTCVQSVKSQKTVSILNSRWLPVSKLQKKLGALHDDYTINELLISSIGDQLHYQQAALQRLEPGLYLGYLKMQCSMDQIQVVVPVKTPNVLPHCKVRENSHITAEEWQVLHRCTSDPLRLPLDFSSQGGESASGGAATTEVQRLFLYDLTNAMHKLFASMNIKVADATTHRLYDVEVIEHSPDISFLVVCPSAEASCAVPGQSELLLQRDDLACLSIQAFEMIHLRTYQPAIIQKYARLSCILELDTALATHSLREAFSSSELQAAKERLATLQELSASLTIVWKSVRWLMDVVAYARNKNAQPSLAMREILDFAQQRQDESVTTSSAACSASKQLLQLPIRESKSSKTGQGRGSWPGPGTSEDPAQGKSEHSKSEQNLELSAITPVEPAVKHVPTQQQSQQHMQQQQLLQQQQLLQVSTTSEYAGSICSEVSFRKNSGDSVSSTYTSRSFYSAVDSASDGNSTNSVFAMPPSRSDDTLADALRHSQAVAAQRKRTSSNIGSHTNPLITVHGSSSAPYLAGSSASLRSGGHGAFATDLEHKPLKPATKAASSVNLREGGPYLKSTLAELRAVGGEEPVASTSKASSMKSLSRQSSEEDTASCSSLNAEPSPGIIQVYTAYNTGLASGTSLKLHVTSKTTAREVINLVVKQLNMAVVLKGNNGPVYGPEVLENFCLVAVIGARERCLRDDFKPLQLQNPWKKGRLYVRKKHELLAAIEHSNRKSHLI